The genome window CCCTACAATACAAGAACATCGCTTAGAcattcttggattttacaaattaattaattgattttattatatatcatttcaCAGATGGGTATTGGTTTCGAATCCAGTGACAAGAAAATCACAAATGCAAAAGCGAAAGTTTATAGACAAAGCATCTCACCTCTAATCACAAAATTTTTATAACTTGCCTGATTTtagaaaatgataaattataactGAACTGAGTAACAAAAACTGCAGTGAACTCACTTGAATCCCCTTTCAGGCTCCAAATGCTCCGTCCTGTCATGCGCAACAGGCATCTCCTGCACATAAAATATTGTGTCAAAACTAAAACACAAATTAACAAGACCCTACAGAAGCTCAATGATTCGTCAAAAATAACGAAGAACATTAGTATGATAATAACAAAGCCAGAATGACAGGAATTGTTCCTTTTCTGGAACTCCATTGGCCATTAAGCCCTGTTGTTTAACGTGGTAAGTCAATTATTCATGAACAAGCTTCATTTACAACTTGGTATAATTAACTACAAGTCCATAACCTATATGTAACATAGAAATGAACTGGAAACTGCACAAATTTGCTACCCATGAATGTCTACTGCGACCCACTCGAACATACATGGCACGCGGATTAGGTTATCAGTAAAATGTGAAGCTATCCTGCTTTGATTTGGCAGAATTTAAATTCTTCAAGTacaaagtaatttattccaatCTAGACTAAACAAAATAACTTCCTAATTTTGTTAGTAAACAGAACGAATATCTCTTTGTTGCTTCCACAGAAAATGCAGAATAGCAACTAAATTGATCTGGGTATCTTTCTGATGGTACACAGTGTTAAGCAGGTTAAACAAGGATAATAACTATTTAGACAAAATCTAACTTACCCAAAATATTAATGTAATAATGGCTTTTGACAACTTTATTCTTCAAGCCTCCATAGCATTCAAATCCAGGATTCCAACAAAATGAATAGCAACTATGATATCTGATGATGTAATGGTACCAAACTACCAATCAATAACACAACTTTTATTGCTCCTCCCCTGTCCGCTCCAATCAGGCAATCATATCTAATAGCGCACAGATAAAAAAGCTACATTTTCACCAACATAGTTGAattctaatataatattttgcatCTTTTTACAATATTTCAAGTTTTTAACAGTTCAACGTCCCACGACTCCTGCTAAATAATGTTTTTCCATACTTTCAAGCTAAAAGTTAATTTTATACTAGCCTCATGTGATGCtttctgtttctttttcttctaaAGATTCCAATAGGTGTCCTTTGTAAGCAGCCAACAATTCATCAGCATAACTTGGAAACTTCGAAATGAACTTATCCAAGAACACATCCTCTGACAAATACAATACAGCTATGAAACTTGGCTGCTGCTTCAACAGCTTCTTTGACATGAGTATCTCTAGAACTTTATGCCGAGGAATCACTCTATTCTCCATGCTACTCATCAAAATAAAAGGATGGTTCACTAACacagtttttttcaacttagcAGTGTTCAAGAAGAATGAAAGACCAAATTTTAACTTCTCATGCGATGTTTTGAACACATTCGGCATTCTTCTAAACATGTCAGCACAATCAACCTTAGAAAACCCAAATTCATAAAACAACTGAAATTTCCCCATTAATGTATCATTGCTCATGCAATATAGTGTTTGAATTGTGTAAACAAACATCTTTGATTCAACTGAAGCCCCCATATACACAGCTCTAGCAACCAACTTCTTAAGGTCAcccaatttcattaaaaaaagcCGAGGCTGCCTCCTCAAAAGCATTGACAACTGTTTACCAACAATTCCACATTCCATCAAATACTCAGAATTAGCTTTTAACACTTTTTCAGGATCCTTCCCTAAAATCCTCTTGCCACGATTTATTACAAGCAGCAAATCTTTGTCAgacagaagcaacttcttcaagaAATCAACACCGGGAATCAATCTTCTTTCAAGACTAGAATTCAGAAGTGCAGAATTCTTGGAAAAAAACTCGCCCAAATCATAATCTTGAAGACCCAAATCTTGAAAAAGCTTAATCTTAGGTTTCAGTGTCTTGTCAATGTGGGCGTTCAAAATCTGTGGAGCGGTATTGACAGAACAGCGTATCTGGGTGTCCGAGAAACCGAGAGATTTCAAGAAATAAACAACAGAACGGGGGTTTTCCAGGGTTTTAAGACGTGGGGTACGTTGGCATAAGGAGAGAGCTTGAGGTGAGGAGAAGCCCAAAGAGAGAGTTAGGTAATCAATGACTTCAGGATTAATGCCAGTGGGGCTCTTTTTCCTGTAGGTTTCAGAATTAATGCCAGTGGGGCTCTTGTTTCTGTAGGTTCTCAACGGAAAGAAGTTGAAGAATGTAGGTTTGCAATGGTGAATCAGTTGGTGGATTTGACAAGTGAAGCGTCGATTCAACATTTTGGATTCTCGAGTCACTGGGGactttttccaaacactttgtAGGTGCACAGCTGCGACGCTTGTACGCCCAAAATGAAATTTGCAAGGGTGGAAATCTACTTCTCACAATCTGATGTGAAACATATATACAATGAAATGCGAAACTTTTTTACTTTTACTGCAGTGTTGTAAATAGCGAGAATCGGacttagggtctgtttgggagtactgttaaaaattgttgtgctgcCAAAataagtgctggtaaaataagtgttgttgtagaaatcagataactgtttggtaattttttgatatttacttattttgagttataatataaaaaataataatgtttttggtgaggttttataatgaaatctataacagcattctgcaaaagctgaaaagcagttttttacaaaagcatgggaggacctgctttttctaacagcagcttttcagccaaaagctgctgttcggaaaagctgcttttcgatttaccaaacagtttttcacctgcttttcagcaaaaagctgctgttgctgtctgcaacagcaaccccaaacagtaccttaatcggtgaagtcacgaaacagggattaatcggtgattaattgaattgatccgtgattaatcggagatttaatcagtttgaCGAG of Daucus carota subsp. sativus chromosome 3, DH1 v3.0, whole genome shotgun sequence contains these proteins:
- the LOC108211464 gene encoding uncharacterized protein LOC108211464, encoding MLNRRFTCQIHQLIHHCKPTFFNFFPLRTYRNKSPTGINSETYRKKSPTGINPEVIDYLTLSLGFSSPQALSLCQRTPRLKTLENPRSVVYFLKSLGFSDTQIRCSVNTAPQILNAHIDKTLKPKIKLFQDLGLQDYDLGEFFSKNSALLNSSLERRLIPGVDFLKKLLLSDKDLLLVINRGKRILGKDPEKVLKANSEYLMECGIVGKQLSMLLRRQPRLFLMKLGDLKKLVARAVYMGASVESKMFVYTIQTLYCMSNDTLMGKFQLFYEFGFSKVDCADMFRRMPNVFKTSHEKLKFGLSFFLNTAKLKKTVLVNHPFILMSSMENRVIPRHKVLEILMSKKLLKQQPSFIAVLYLSEDVFLDKFISKFPSYADELLAAYKGHLLESLEEKETESIT